Below is a window of Dictyostelium discoideum AX4 chromosome 1 chromosome, whole genome shotgun sequence DNA.
caataaaaattgatattacactttaatattattattattattattattatttatatgagatatttttattaatcttttttggTAATGATTGATTTGGCATCGATATCGTAACCTGGGTTGTAACCAGCAATTGAGTTTTTACCAATAACTTCACCAACAAAGAAAAGACTTGTCATAAAGAGTGCAGTGGTTCCAATTCTTTTGGCATCAGCGACGGTGATGTCTTTTGGTGATTTGGCTTTGTTTAAGAAAAGGTTGAAATCTTGCTTAATGATTTGTGATGTATATCTTCCTTTTAAGTAGTTTAAGATTTCGCAACCAATACCAGTCCAATTTGGGTGTGTCATTTTCTTTGattatctaataatttttaatatgagCGTatgtaatgaaaaaaaaaaaaaaaaaaaaaaaaaaaaaaaaaataaaataaaaaaaaaaaaagtgagttcgaaaaaaaaaaaaaaaaaaaaatttaaaaaaaaaaaaaaaaaataaataaaaaaaaaaataaataaaataaaaaaattaaaatttcacaCCACCAGCCGGgcgtttatttttttttttatgtataaataaaattttttttttttaatttatttcattttctattttttaattacacACAGTGACCGCCTCATGtaaacatataaaaaaaaaaaaaaataaaaataaaaaaatacataccatttttttttttaatataaaaaaacaaaaatcataaaaataGCGATGGAAAAAGAAAGTGAAGaagttttaaaagatattaattcaaatgaaaaagaaaaaaaaaatgacaacaacaataataaagaaaatgaagaaataaataatgatataatattaatgatacctgaaattaatgaaattgatgaaaaagaatatgaaaaagaattttcaaaACCAACAATACCCTCACAATCAGTTGaggaacaacaaaaacaacatttAGAATCTGAAGAAGAAATTCGTAAAagtaatgataaaataacAGTTATGAAATTAgtatgtttttaaaaataataataatataataataattattgttttgtttttgaaaaattgaaaatgattttatattaattatttaatataaataatttttatatataggaaacagaaaatgaaaaaaaaaaacaacaagaacaacaagaacaacaagataATAAAGAAGGATATGGTAATGACGATGTTACAGAGATGGTATTATCATCAGTTTTATATGTTTCACAAAAAGCAATAGCGGGTGCACAATTTGTTGGTAATATTTTTGCAGATATTTTTGGATTTGGTGAAGGAAAGTATCAATATCACATTGATGAATATAATATGATACAAGaggaaaagaaaagaaaattagCTGAAAAAGCattaaaagaatcaaatatGGAATCTCAAACAGaaccaaatataaataatgtttCAATTTCAACTGAATCACCAAAAACAacatcacaacaacaacaacaacaacaagaattataaattaaattataaattaaattataaatcaaaaagtgtttaaaaaaaatatatatatataaactatttaaaattataaatgatttccttttgtaaataaatttttattaataaataaataaataaataaataaactaataatgtacaaaacaatttttttaaaaaaaaaaaaaaaatttttttttatacatatgaatattttatttgtttttttaattttttttttatttgtttttttttttatttgtttttttattttattttattttattttatttttaatggaaAAAATATCTACTTTCTTTTACTTTATTAATATCTAATTCACctttttttggtaatttagGGAATTTAATATCTGGATATCTAACTTGGAACCATTCAAGTAAACGTTCTAAAATTGGTTGTTTATGAAgttcaacaaattcatttCTTAAGATATCATTCATTCTATCGACAGTTGAAGCATGAGTCCAATAGGAATCATGTACTGAGGAGTAGGTGATACCTTGATCATAACAAGTCATAGCAGTTAAAAACATATGAGTTGAATCTAAAGAGTGAATGAAATTTGGAGGGAAAGCAGAACGTTGACGATTTGAATCCACTTGAAGTAAATCATCATTATGAACTACGATGAAATCACATTCCAATGTtctaatattatatttaccaCCTTTTTTATATGGTTGTACAACTGGTAGACCCAATGGGGTGTTCCAAGTTACACAATGACCCGATTTTGCAATGAGTGTGGCGCAATCGGACATCCACTTCATGATGGATCTTGCACCAACAAACATATTATTCAAAGAGGCAAAGGTGTTTTTTGTAATGTATGTAGAGGATTTAAATATGAAATCTTCGTCTAAATCGAGATCACTAAATTTCTCAAGGATtgcattttcaatttgttcaCGAGCACCAATATAGGTTACACCATATACACTTGTCATAACGGTTTGTTTCACCAATTTTCTATCGACTTTACCTAAAAAGAATTGAGCAATCTCATCGCCATTCTTGGCGTCCTCCTCTACGATTTGCTCCACCAATTGTGCTACACTACTATAGACATCCTGTGGACAATCGGATGGGAGTAAATTAACCTTTTCAGCACCCCAAACATCACCACCCAAAGCAGCATAATGTTGAAGACCATTGCAAGTACCATCTTGATGAATAGGTAAATTGGAGAGGAACTCGGCAGGTTTGCCACTACGAATGGCTTTGGTGAGCTCCATACAAGCTGCAAGAGTTTGCCATGGATTATCGGCCTTCAACCACCATTTATTACCATTCAATGGTGAATCAACACTATCGAAAATATTTTCCATGTTTCTCTCGGTGAATGCTAATCTTTCATTCAATGGAATCTTATCGACACCATAGAGATTTGCTACATGTATCTTTAACCATTCCAAACCTTTCTCGCCCAATGGcaatgatttttcaaatttcaatAGACTTCTACAAAAATCTGAAcctaaatgatttaaatgtgGTGGAATTGGGTATGATCTACCACGGAAATCGATATTGTGTGGAAAGTAAAGTGTATGATCTAAAAACTTTCTGGCTACTTCCAATTTGTAATTTGTATCACAACGTAGTGAATGAAGATTGAAATTTAGCGATTTGAttctttgttcttttttGTAGAGTTCTTTACGAGCTTCATGATCAAACAACATATCATCTGATATCTCTGGATATTCGAAATCGGTTCTCTTGGGAATATCACCAATGTTACCACCATTGGCCCATGCTTCCAAGATTACATTGTAGAGATCTCTATTGATCACCCATGGTGTTTCACCGAGAATATTCAATGCTCTATAGATTAATGACATATCAGAGTCTACGAGTGTTCTCAATTGCATTGCTGAGCCATTGGTTCTCATGATGGGTACTTTATAATGGAGGTATGGACCTTCGGTTGGTGTGATCCATGGCAATGGTTTAATCACCATTGGGAATAGACGTGCACCACCTGTCTCTCTAATTTCATGACCTGCTTCAATCAATTTGAATATATTTTTGTGTGGTATAACTTTTGTGGTTCTAACACCATTGGCATAATGAGATTGAATGGTGAAGGCTGGCGATTGTTTTGAGCCATCCTCACCCAACGACTCTTGAATCGTACAATGTTTAAATACTTGACTCACAAGGAACTCACCAATGCTAAAGATGTCCTTTGATTCTGGTGGTAGAACGATCACATCGAGATTGTCTGTGGAAAGATTGTAAAACTTTTTAAGAGCAGAATTTGGTATGAGTTTTGAGATTTTCTTGTAGGTTTTTGgttcttttttctttacaATTAGCGATTTATACTCTGCATACACCGATACACCAATGGTCTCTATAATGATATTGGTCGCAAAGTCGTATCTATCTTTTAATACACTTTTGCCTACAATGATATTCAATGATTTTAGTATGCATTTCTGAACAGACACTGTCTTCAATATAGTGACCCATGCTGCATCTTGATCCTTGGTTGCAAGATCCTTTTGTACCTTTTCTGTCAACCCTTCATTCCATTGCATCAAAACATCACGAATCGATTTAAAACTGGTCACAAATGATTTACCCTTGCTATCAAGCATTAAATCACGATAACGAGTGACTGCGTCGTCAATGGCTTCAAATTCCAAGAGGGTTTGTATCTTTCTTAAATTcttttcatcatcactaaTCTCCTTAACATCACTCTTCCAATCGGTGTCATTTTCAATTCCATCTTCACCATCTAATAAATAACTTTGTGCAACAACTCTTGCTTTATTCAATTTTGCTAAATCCTCTACAAATGATTTCTCCAAGTCGATTAATTTCTGTTTGGTTTCATTCAATCTCTGTTCACTATCTAAATATTctaatggtgatgataaatCTTCTTTATCTGgaaataattcttttaatttatctaatCTATTTGAATTCTCTTGTCCATCTTCTATAATTTTtcttaaatttgaatattcatttatttttatattatttatattactatttatattattattattattattattattactactactatatttataattattaaaactttgtaatttaacttttgaaattgatctTAAATTTTGACCTAACctaatcattttattttaatttttatatttttttatatttttaatatttttatatttttaaaattattattttattttatttttatatataatataagtataaatataaatataaatatatattaattttgacAAATTAAGTATTtattatgtattttttttttttttttttttttttttaagttatattatttttcgataattatttatttaaaattccattcgaaaaaaacaagaaatagaaatagaataaaaaaaaaaaaaaaaagattatgttttaaaacaaaaaagcaattttattttttaaaaaacgaCCAATTCGTTTTCAttcgtttttttaaaaaaaaaaaaaaaaaaaaaaataaaaatcaaaaaaaaaaaaaaaaaaaaaaaaaaaatcaataaagcGGTTTTGGACATGTTATGAAATTAAAggttgaaattaataataataataataataataataataataataataataataataataataataataataataataataataataataataataataataataataataataataataataataataataataataataataataataataataataataataataatagtaataataataataataataaaaaaaatagtaataataaaaatagtaatataacaaaaatagtaataataaaaatagtaataataataatgattattttattaaaaacagAGATATTTCTAAAtatatcaaaataaaataaaattgtttttttttaaattaacaatgaaattttgaaattttaaaaatctcgtatttggattatttataaatttgaaaaaaaaaaaaaaaataaataaccatAATTGTTTCaagttattaatttaattaaatcattgaaattatttcttattaatatttttaatttttatttttagaattaaaattaataaaaaaaaaaaaaaaaaaaataaaaaaaaaaaaaaaaaaaagatgatggtgtgtgttatttttagaaaatacttgcctttttttatttttattttttcaaatccattattattattattattattattattttttttttttttttaaatttataataatatttttatttttaaaatttcaatttaaaaaaaattttttatttttttatttttttttttaattcaattatttatttttaacccATCTCTCCTGTTATTTTTTTCCTatcactttttatttttgttagttaaaaaaaaaaaaaaaaaaaaaaaaaataaaaatatatatgcTAGACAAATCTCAATTCACCTAatatcacaaaaaaaaaaaaaaaaaaaaaataataataataaaaaaaaaaaaaagttttgagTGGTGTTAGTGTGGTGTATTTTGAGAAGGTTggtgtttgaaaaaaaaaaaaaaaaaaaaaaaatattaatacaaataattatttctattaatattttaattttaattttaattttttttttttttttttttttttttttttttttttttttacaataaaaaataatatatatggATACAATTGGCCTTGATGAAACAACCACtatagaaataaataataatagtaataataaacataGTTCatatagtagtagtagtagtaataataatagcaataatttaattatttctaaaataccaaataaaataattgattcaaataataataaaaataacaataataataaaaataataataataataataataaaaataattattataatataaataaaagttcCAAAATGGATATGGATTATTTATTAGATTGTGTTCAAAAAACCCATGGattaataaaagatttaacaGATTCAATGTTAATATCCAATGACCAAGAAGAAAGAAAACAATtccaaaaacaattaaatgaaagtaataattatttaaatgaattattatcaaaattatcatatataaaaaataataataatattaataataataataataatggtaatataaattcaaataatggtacaagttttggtgaaattaaatcaattccaTTAATGAGCAATGAAACTGGTTtcacaaataataaaattacaaataattttaattattcagaaaataaaaataataataataataataataatggccAAGAACAAcatgaattattttcaacttcaaataaaattgaaaataataataataataataataataaaattaataatgaaaataataatgaaaaaaataaaaataataataatggccAACATATAATTccaaaaatttatatttcaGATCACGAAATGGCACCAAATAGtgaatttcaaaatattgattcaatttctCCATCATCTCAATTAATTTGTGGTGAATCAAGATTAACACCAGTTTCTGAAAGAAATGAGTTAACATCTCCTGCATCCTCGCTACCCTCATTACCATCTCTACCTTCAAGTATgccaaaagaaaataaagaaaataaagaaccCATTAATCAACAAGAagaggaggaagaagaagaagaagaggatgagcaaaaaaaagaagaagagaaTAACCTTGTAAAAATGACAACTGTCCAAGTTGAAAATACTCAAGAGAAAATACCCCTAGCCAAATCagcaacaatatcaacaacaaataaaaccATAGAAATAGAAGAGCAAGAAAAGGGAATGGATagtgaaaaattaaaaaagacaattaaatcatcatcatcatcatcatcaaatttattcaatGATTTTCCTAAACCTTTTATACCATTTGTTcaatcaaattataatacAGAAGAAAGGAATGAAGTTTtacaaattgtaaaattaattcactATGAATATGGTGTtcaaattaaagataaaactGGTCAATTAGATAATTATAtgtataatattaattttaatccaCCACCTCAATACATGTGTAATAGCAATGAtatcaatagtaataatatcaatagtaatatcaacaacaataataacaatatgagtaataatttaaaaaagaaattattaattatatcaaatgaaaaacGTAATAAAATGGGACCACAAATTCAAAGATCTCCTGAAGAAACTTATTTATCAAATCATTTCGATGAAgaagaattatcaaattatttcTCTCACAGTTTTATGTCTccaaaaattgtaaaatcaccatcttcttcaaatttaaataaaattaatcaaaataatcaaaataataataataacaatattattaataataataataataataataatcaaaacaatacaaccaccaataataaaaataaaagtaataatgaaaagaataatgataataatactgtatttaataataatacaaccaccac
It encodes the following:
- the rpmA gene encoding DNA-dependent RNA polymerase; amino-acid sequence: MIRLGQNLRSISKVKLQSFNNYKYSSSNNNNNNNNINSNINNIKINEYSNLRKIIEDGQENSNRLDKLKELFPDKEDLSSPLEYLDSEQRLNETKQKLIDLEKSFVEDLAKLNKARVVAQSYLLDGEDGIENDTDWKSDVKEISDDEKNLRKIQTLLEFEAIDDAVTRYRDLMLDSKGKSFVTSFKSIRDVLMQWNEGLTEKVQKDLATKDQDAAWVTILKTVSVQKCILKSLNIIVGKSVLKDRYDFATNIIIETIGVSVYAEYKSLIVKKKEPKTYKKISKLIPNSALKKFYNLSTDNLDVIVLPPESKDIFSIGEFLVSQVFKHCTIQESLGEDGSKQSPAFTIQSHYANGVRTTKVIPHKNIFKLIEAGHEIRETGGARLFPMVIKPLPWITPTEGPYLHYKVPIMRTNGSAMQLRTLVDSDMSLIYRALNILGETPWVINRDLYNVILEAWANGGNIGDIPKRTDFEYPEISDDMLFDHEARKELYKKEQRIKSLNFNLHSLRCDTNYKLEVARKFLDHTLYFPHNIDFRGRSYPIPPHLNHLGSDFCRSLLKFEKSLPLGEKGLEWLKIHVANLYGVDKIPLNERLAFTERNMENIFDSVDSPLNGNKWWLKADNPWQTLAACMELTKAIRSGKPAEFLSNLPIHQDGTCNGLQHYAALGGDVWGAEKVNLLPSDCPQDVYSSVAQLVEQIVEEDAKNGDEIAQFFLGKVDRKLVKQTVMTSVYGVTYIGAREQIENAILEKFSDLDLDEDFIFKSSTYITKNTFASLNNMFVGARSIMKWMSDCATLIAKSGHCVTWNTPLGLPVVQPYKKGGKYNIRTLECDFIVVHNDDLLQVDSNRQRSAFPPNFIHSLDSTHMFLTAMTCYDQGITYSSVHDSYWTHASTVDRMNDILRNEFVELHKQPILERLLEWFQVRYPDIKFPKLPKKGELDINKVKESRYFFH